The following nucleotide sequence is from Natronomonas pharaonis DSM 2160.
CGCTGAACTTACAGAGTGACGAAGGACAGGCCGCCTTCCGGGAGCTAGCTGCGGAAGCTGACGTGCTCGTAGAGAACTTCCGCGTTGGCAAAATGGAAGAATGGGGGCTTGGATACGAGACCCTCGCTGAGGAAAACCCCGAACTCATCTTCTGTTCGCTTTCGGGCTACGGCGAATGGGGCCCTGACAAAGACCGCCCGGCATACGATATCATGATGCAGGCAGAGGGCGGCCTCATGAGCATCACTGGCGAAGAAAACGGCCCGCCGGTACGGGTCGGTGTCGCGATCGCTGATATCGGCGCCGGGATGTATGCTACCCAAGCCATCCTCGCGGCGCTCCTTCACCGGGAGCTGGGCGACGGAACGGGGCAGAAAATCGACGTGAGTCTGCTCGACGGGCAGGTCGCCTGGATGACCTATATGGCGTCGTATTATTTCGCCACGGGCGACCCGCCAGAACGGATGGGAAGTAAGCATCCGACGATTGCACCGTATCAGGCGTTCGAGACTGCTGATGGGTATGTCGTTATCGCGTCCGGATCGGAGCACATCTGGCCGCGGTTCTGCATCGCGATCGACCGCGAGGAGCTAATCGACGATGAACGGTTTGCGACCAACGCTGCCCGAGTCGAGCATCGGGATGAGCTTGATCCGCTCTTGGAAGAGGAGCTACGACAGTACTCGACCGAAGAAGTCCTAGCCCGAATGGACGAGGCAGGCGTGCCAGCGAGCAAGGTCCGGGATATGGAGGACGTGTTCGAACATCCACAGGTGCAGGCTCGTGGGATGCACAAAACCGTCTCGCATCCGACGATCGGAGATGTCGAAATGCCCGGAAGTCCGATGCATTTCTCCGAGACGCCGACCAGCATCGAAAAGCACCCACCGCTACTCGGAGAACACACCGAGGAGGTCTTCGAAGAGTACGGCTTGCCCGAAGCGGGGATTCCGGACGATATCGACTGACCGCTCAAGGGTGTTCGTGCGGGCAGCGTCACCTGATTGCGATTGCCGGACGTTTCTCCATTCGACATATCACCGCGTGGTAGCTCTCTGCTACTGTGTATGCCAAAGAAGGACCGAGGGATGCCAAGAGGGAGTGGGTTGCTTTGGGTCGCGTCAGCCCGAAGCTTGCTGCAACCGTTGGGTGGGATGTCAACCTCGAACGGTGGCAGGTGGTCGCAGCCGGCCTACCCACGAGACCGATGTCTGAGCGCAGTGCCGGGGACACAGCAGCCGTCAGTCAGCGATGTATCGTGTCTACCGGGCTGCAATCTCATATTTTTGTCTCTATCTAATAAGGTTTACTAATATAAGTGGTATATAACAGCACACTTCTAAGTCATCCACATCGCCAACCCAACGCACTCTGACTCGGTGACGTCCGGGTGATATCGGATTCCCCCTTTGTACGGCCCTCGAACGTCGTCGTGCTGTGCTCGATAGCCCATGAAGGCATCAACGCTTCCGTCGTCTCGCTTGACTGGTATCGGTGTGGTAAGAACCGTTGTCGGATACTTCAGCCGGGTGACGACCGCCTCCTCCACATCAGCGTAGTCCGATGCGTGTTCCAGTTGCTCGCGAGCCGTTTGAACTGCAGTCTCCGCTTTCTCCCCCGTGTCTGCTGATTCCTGAACCACCATCCACCACTCTAGCCCCTACCCCACTCCAAAAGAATATATTGTTTTTGGTTCTATTTTTAACTCTACTTTTGTATTTGGTGCATTTCACACCCCTAATGTCGCACTGTATTCCTTAGCGGAGCTTGTCGGTAACGAAACAGCACCGGTTCCCGGTCACTCCCCAGCCCTGTTCTCCAGAGTAGTCCCCGAACGCCTCGGGTGTTGAACTTGAAAAATTCGCGGGAGCTCTTTTGGAACGTCGTACCGATGGTTCGGGTGTGACCCTGAGGTGGTTCACACTTCGGGAACGTTCTCTTCCGGAACAACCCCGTCGACCCATCCTCGCGTCTCGTAGTACTCGTCCAGCGCCTGCTCAAGGTCGGGGAGGTCGTACGGGAGGGCGTTATCCGCTTTGCGGTCAAAGCCGCGCTGGTTGTTGAAATGACGTTCCAGGGTGACAGTCCGGGCACCTACGTCAAGCAGCTCTTCGAAATCAGCATCAAAGAGCGCCTCGTACCGCTCCGGGTTCATGTAATCCCTAGAGAACTTGCAGATCACGCCCGAGTCGTTGAGCGCCATGAGGTTTTCTCTGTGGACCAGCCGGTCTGCCTTGCCAAGGGTTCCATTCGGATCCAGTGCGTCCTCATCCGGGACGAGCGGATACTCAACGGAATAAAAGGTCGCGTACATGTGGTCCGCTCCTCGATTAGCGACGGCATACGAGAGTCCCTGTCCGTGAAGCACTCGGCCCTCGTGGGCAGCGAAGTCAAGCCCCTTGACAGTCCAATTTTCGACACCCAACTCGTCGTGAATCCGGTCGATTCCTTCAGCCAGTAGGTCCCCTTCGTCTTGCCGGTGGGCTATCTTCTCCACCAGCTCGTGGATTAGCTCAGTATTACCGAACTCATCTTCGGATGCGAGATATGCGGCAATCGTATTGCCCGCCGAAATAGCATCGAGTCCGTATTCGTCACAGAGCTGGTTCGATTTCATAACTTCGACGATATCGTCGACGCCGGAGTTTGACCCAAACGCCATCGCGACCTCGAACTCGGGGCCTTCTGTTTCGACGCCGGCGTCGTCATCTTTCGTTGGGAGTTTACACGCGAACGCGCAAGCCGAGCAGGTTCCCTTCTCGTATTTTTTCTCCTCGACTGCCGCTCCATTGATACCCTCGACACCGTCGAACTGCTGCTCGGAGAAGTAGTACGCAGGGAGGCCCTCGACTTCGTTCGCAAGGTCCATCACCGCCACCGTCCCCTGTCGCTTCATGATGTGGTCGTCGGTGGCAGCCTCTTGATGGATCTCCATCTGCGTCGCAGGAATCTCTATATCCGGAGAAGAGTTCCCATCGAAGGTGACAGCTTTGATATTTTTGCTTCCGAAGACCGCGCCCAACCCACCGCGGCCAAACGCCCGTTCTTCGGTGGTCATGACGGAGGCAAACCGGACCTCGTTTTCCCCAGCCGGCCCGATGACAGCGGTCTGGTCGGGACTGATGCCGTGTTCCGTCTCCAGGTAAGCGGTCGTTTCCGGGACCGTCGCGCCTTCAAGCTCAGGAACGGACTCAAACCGCACGTCGTCGTCCCGGACGTGGACGACAATCAGTTCATCGCTGGCGCCGACGAAGTCGACCGCGCCGTATCCCGTCGCGGTGAAGTTTCGCGAAAGGAAACCGCCGGCATTGCTCGACAGCAAACCATCGGTCAACGGAGAGACGCTGGTCGCGTTCATCCGACCGGTGAAGCTCATATTTGAGGCCTGCATGGGCCCGGTCGTGAATATGAGGTGGTTTTCCGGGCCAAGCGGGTCAACGTCGAAGGGGATTCGCTCGTGAGCTAGTCTCGTGCCGACGCCTCGGCCCCCAATATACTCCTTGTGGACCGATTCGATTGGTTCTTCCAGCACCGCTTGTTCGCTTACATCGACCCTGAGCAGGGGTCCGCGACCGTGTAGCATACTCTCCCATCCGTTCGTACGCTATTAAGTTTTGCCTGTAATCCAGATATATCGATAATTTTGGAATGCATAACTGAGATAATTATCTGAGGACGTTCTTTTCCGACGGTGGAGGGCACCTTTTGCTGTGGACGAGCGACCGGCAGCGCTTTGCAGCCACCACTCAGGTTCGAAGCATCACTATTAGTATGTAAAAAGCAGTCCAGCAGGCAGCGTTCCGAACTATCCGGTCGTTCAGTCGAGAGAGCCACGAGAGGCCGACAGCGAGACCGGCCGCAAAAATCGGGCTGAAACCGAAGCTACTCCTTGGCGGACAGGGCGTCATCGATAGCGTCGACAGTCCGTTCAAGTTGGTCGCGGGAGATGGACAGCGGCGGCTGGAAGCGCAGCACGTTGCCGTGGAACCCGCCGACGCCGATGACGATACCCTCCTCGCGGAGGTGATGGGAAACCTTCTTGGCTAGCTTGGCGTCCGGCTCGGGCGCGACATCCATCGGCCCGGTTTCTCCACCGGCATCAATGAGCTCGATGCCTTGCATCAGTCCGAGCCCACGGGTGTCACCAATGACTTCGTGGTCGGCTTCGAGTTCTTCGAGCCGGCTTGTGAGCCACTCGCCCTGCGTGCGTGCGTTGTCGATGAGTCCGGCTTCGAGTTGCTCGATGGTTTCGAGAGCGGCCGCACAGGCAACGGGGTTGCCGCCGAACGTCGAGAGGTGGTCGCCGGACTCGAAGGCATCGGCGATTTCGGGCCGGGCGGTGAATGCCCCGAGCGGGAGGCCGTTGGCGATGCCTTTTGCCTGCGGCATGATGTCGGGGACGACATCGAAGTGGTCGCTGGCCCACATTTCGCCGGTTCGGCCGTAGCCAGCTTGGACTTCGTCGACGATGAGCAGGCCGCCGTGGTCGTGGGTAATCTCTTGGACGCGTTCGAGCCAGCCCTCCGGCGGAACGATGATGCCGCCTTCGCCCATGACGGGTTCGACGACGACGGCCGCGAGGTCGCCAGCGGTATGGGTTTGGATGACCTGTTCGAGGCGGTCGCCACAGTCGTTCGAGCAGGGGCCGCCGTCACAGAGTTGGCAGCGATAGGCGTACGGCGGGGCGACGTGGGCGACATCGTTGATGGTGGGGGCCATCTCGTTTTTGTAGCCCTTGTTGCCAGTAAGCGCTAGGGAGCCGAGGGTTCGGCCGTGGAAGGACATCTCGAGGGCGATGACTTCCTTCGAGCCGGTGTATTTGCGAGCGAGTTTGATTGCGCCTTCGACGGCCTCTGTGCCGGAGTTGGCAAAAAAGGACTTTTCGAGGTCGCCGGGAGTGATTTCGGCAAGTCGTTTGGCCAGTTCCGCGGCGGGCTGGTGTGGATGGAGATACGAACAGCCATGGATGAACTCATCAAGTTGGTCTTTGGCGGCCTCGACGACGGCATCGTTGCGGTGGCCGGCGTTCGTGACGGCGATGCCCGAAAAGACATCCAAATACTCGTTGCCGTCGAAATCCTCGACAGTACAGCCTTCAGCCCGTCGAATCGGGACATCGAGGTCTTTCCAGATCGGCATCAAATACTGCTCGTACTGGTCTTCGATCTCGGAATTGGTTGTTTGTGGGGAGTGTTCCTGAGACATGGTTTCCCTCATTGACTGTAGATGATGTACGGTTACTTAACCCCTTTCCAAAATTTCATCCTGTATTATTGTTCTAATATGGACTGAATCCGAGTCTTGTGAATAGGTTGCTTACATATTCGAACTATAGTGTTCTCCGAAGACAGTTCGTTTAGACAGCTGGATTATCAAGGAACATTGTTAAGAGTTGGACGAATGGCCCAGATATTGGATTCTAGTTCACTCTATGCCCCGAATATTCGTATGGAGTTCAATAATCTGGAAAAGATATAAGTAGATGGGCGTTACCGGTAGAGGTATGGTAAACCGGAACCAACCGTCAACGGCTGAATCGACAGATAGACGAACATTCCTGAAGGCGTCAGGGGCCATGGGAGCTGCTGGCCTCGCCGGCCTCGCCGGATGCCTCGATGGCTTCGATGATACGCCTGAGGATAGAGACGTATTCAGATTCGGGGCTGTGACCTCGCTTTCCGGCGACCTTCGATTTGGCGGGACGATTACTGAACGTGGATACGACCTCTGGGAGCAGGCCGTCAACGAAAACGGCGGTATCGAAATCGACGGAACGAGTTACGAAGTTGAAGTCGAATACGCAGACGCACAAAGTGAGCCATCGACGGGCGCTGACGCGGCAGAACAGATGATTGACAGCGGGGTCGATGCCCTCTTCGGACCCTACTCAAGCAACGTTACGCTCGCTGTGGCGCCGATCGCCGAACGAGAGGGACTCCCCCACATCACCGGCAGCGCCGAGTCACCCGATATCTGGAAAGAGCAGTACCGGTACACCTTCGGAACGATCCCTGCAGGGAACGTCATCGCCGGTGATGCAGCCGAATCGATCTTCAATTTCGATCCGGCACCTGAGACAGTGTGTATCACTGGCGTTAACGACCCATTCACCAGCGACGTCGCAGAAGCGCTTCGTGAAACGGCAGAGGCAAACGGAATCGAGGTGCTTTATTACGAGCTGTTCCCGCGGGACGCCGACTGGACAAGCCCAGTCAGCGTTGCGAAGAACGAGGACCCGGACCTCCACTTCCACGCAGCCCACATAGAAGCACACGTTGACTTCCTGACGGCAGCGAAAGACCTAGATTACAATCCTGACGCGTTCTTCAGCCACTACGGCGTCGACACCGAGAGCTTCGCCGAGGGGCTTGGAGATGATGCGGCACACACGCTTGGGGCGACGGTCTGGCTGCCGCGGCTGGACCTGCCCGGCGATATTCTCTTCGACGGGCCGCAGGATTACGCCGATGCATCCGAGGCGGCCTTCGACGTGACCCCGGACTACACCCAAGCCGGGTCGACGGCGGCGGGCATCGTCTATCAAGAAGCGCTCCAGGAGTTGGGGGCCGCCCCGCCGCTGCTGGATGACGAAAAAGACGAGCTGATTGATATCTTAGAGAACATCGAAGTCCAGACGTTCTACGGAGAAGTGGACTTCGAGACGGAGGGCGACCTCTACCACAGCAACACCGCAGCGGACATACTGACGATACAGCGGTCGACTGACGGGTTCGATATCGTCGCTCCGGACACCCAAATGGAGTCTGAGCCTGAGTACCCGGTCCCTGAGTGGGGGGCGAGATAGACTCTATGGATCTGCTGATTCAGACGATTATAAACGGACTCCTACTCGGGGGAATCTACATCTCTGTCGGCATTGGGTTCGCCCTTGTATTTGGAGTCCTTGAGGTGATCGACTTCGCTGTCGGAGAATACGTAATGGTCGGGGCATTCGCCGGCTCGATACTAGCGGTAACTGTCGGCGTAGACGCGCTGTTCTTAGCCCCGGTTATCTTCGTCCTATTTTATATAGTCGGGTTCTTCGTCCAGCCGTTCCTGCATCACGTGACAACCAGTGATGTTCCGA
It contains:
- a CDS encoding aspartate aminotransferase family protein, with amino-acid sequence MRETMSQEHSPQTTNSEIEDQYEQYLMPIWKDLDVPIRRAEGCTVEDFDGNEYLDVFSGIAVTNAGHRNDAVVEAAKDQLDEFIHGCSYLHPHQPAAELAKRLAEITPGDLEKSFFANSGTEAVEGAIKLARKYTGSKEVIALEMSFHGRTLGSLALTGNKGYKNEMAPTINDVAHVAPPYAYRCQLCDGGPCSNDCGDRLEQVIQTHTAGDLAAVVVEPVMGEGGIIVPPEGWLERVQEITHDHGGLLIVDEVQAGYGRTGEMWASDHFDVVPDIMPQAKGIANGLPLGAFTARPEIADAFESGDHLSTFGGNPVACAAALETIEQLEAGLIDNARTQGEWLTSRLEELEADHEVIGDTRGLGLMQGIELIDAGGETGPMDVAPEPDAKLAKKVSHHLREEGIVIGVGGFHGNVLRFQPPLSISRDQLERTVDAIDDALSAKE
- a CDS encoding Glu/Leu/Phe/Val dehydrogenase dimerization domain-containing protein translates to MVQESADTGEKAETAVQTAREQLEHASDYADVEEAVVTRLKYPTTVLTTPIPVKRDDGSVDAFMGYRAQHDDVRGPYKGGIRYHPDVTESECVGLAMWMT
- a CDS encoding aldehyde ferredoxin oxidoreductase family protein, which encodes MLHGRGPLLRVDVSEQAVLEEPIESVHKEYIGGRGVGTRLAHERIPFDVDPLGPENHLIFTTGPMQASNMSFTGRMNATSVSPLTDGLLSSNAGGFLSRNFTATGYGAVDFVGASDELIVVHVRDDDVRFESVPELEGATVPETTAYLETEHGISPDQTAVIGPAGENEVRFASVMTTEERAFGRGGLGAVFGSKNIKAVTFDGNSSPDIEIPATQMEIHQEAATDDHIMKRQGTVAVMDLANEVEGLPAYYFSEQQFDGVEGINGAAVEEKKYEKGTCSACAFACKLPTKDDDAGVETEGPEFEVAMAFGSNSGVDDIVEVMKSNQLCDEYGLDAISAGNTIAAYLASEDEFGNTELIHELVEKIAHRQDEGDLLAEGIDRIHDELGVENWTVKGLDFAAHEGRVLHGQGLSYAVANRGADHMYATFYSVEYPLVPDEDALDPNGTLGKADRLVHRENLMALNDSGVICKFSRDYMNPERYEALFDADFEELLDVGARTVTLERHFNNQRGFDRKADNALPYDLPDLEQALDEYYETRGWVDGVVPEENVPEV
- a CDS encoding CaiB/BaiF CoA transferase family protein — encoded protein: MAGEARNPNGDTGPLDGLTVLDASRVLVGPFCTMQLGDLGADVIKIERPDGGDQTRAWHPPTYGDSEESAYYTSINRNKRSVALNLQSDEGQAAFRELAAEADVLVENFRVGKMEEWGLGYETLAEENPELIFCSLSGYGEWGPDKDRPAYDIMMQAEGGLMSITGEENGPPVRVGVAIADIGAGMYATQAILAALLHRELGDGTGQKIDVSLLDGQVAWMTYMASYYFATGDPPERMGSKHPTIAPYQAFETADGYVVIASGSEHIWPRFCIAIDREELIDDERFATNAARVEHRDELDPLLEEELRQYSTEEVLARMDEAGVPASKVRDMEDVFEHPQVQARGMHKTVSHPTIGDVEMPGSPMHFSETPTSIEKHPPLLGEHTEEVFEEYGLPEAGIPDDID
- a CDS encoding amino acid ABC transporter substrate-binding protein — encoded protein: MVNRNQPSTAESTDRRTFLKASGAMGAAGLAGLAGCLDGFDDTPEDRDVFRFGAVTSLSGDLRFGGTITERGYDLWEQAVNENGGIEIDGTSYEVEVEYADAQSEPSTGADAAEQMIDSGVDALFGPYSSNVTLAVAPIAEREGLPHITGSAESPDIWKEQYRYTFGTIPAGNVIAGDAAESIFNFDPAPETVCITGVNDPFTSDVAEALRETAEANGIEVLYYELFPRDADWTSPVSVAKNEDPDLHFHAAHIEAHVDFLTAAKDLDYNPDAFFSHYGVDTESFAEGLGDDAAHTLGATVWLPRLDLPGDILFDGPQDYADASEAAFDVTPDYTQAGSTAAGIVYQEALQELGAAPPLLDDEKDELIDILENIEVQTFYGEVDFETEGDLYHSNTAADILTIQRSTDGFDIVAPDTQMESEPEYPVPEWGAR